One genomic segment of Hordeum vulgare subsp. vulgare chromosome 2H, MorexV3_pseudomolecules_assembly, whole genome shotgun sequence includes these proteins:
- the LOC123431232 gene encoding uncharacterized protein LOC123431232 isoform X1, protein MPSLAGIVSSAATAFLLLLVLVPKNGSVALAAEMCYCYERSAVDGEAHKLTKTVALLAVGPIELQIKKTVSTVSGCSGAAPTSSKPPPIPADTRAPTPPAPPAADKRCLSWPAKAWCCWSLAVAIVIAFFAVRYETPHIDRTIITDGTEDLPVDGNDVGDGKRFYCAKCMHVVACACIRPSFTSCAHDFCSSCVSRRLRGRLDDGKHFYCTKCMRVVPCACILPSFTSCAHDFCSSCVSPKLELEGLRRRAGKLPWHHHPTDPLPMDMVQFTGGNGDLPVDGELFGCAICMETVPSTLKFIVNSCGHAFCSSCVAQYITAKLDDKVARIKCPKPGCEDGAVDPGSCHGIIPTDLLDKWGLLLCELAVGAKRIYCPHRECSALLLDDGEAGAAAIAEAECPHCHRLFCARCAVPWHDGFVCEEFQKLGQDERGREDLMLRRLVGREGWQRCPKCQMFVEKSEGCNYIKCRCGYSFCYRCGSELSAQNHYCNKCKR, encoded by the exons ATGCCGTCGTTGGCCGGGATCGtctcctccgccgccaccgctttccttctcctcctcgtcctcgtgccCAAGAACGGGAGCGTGGCCTTGGCGGCAGAGATGTGCTACTGCTACGAAAGGAGCGCCGTCGACGGGGAAGCCCACAAGCTGACCAAGACGGTGGCGCTGCTCGCCGTCGGCCCCATCGAGCTGCAGATAAAAAAGACGGTCTCGACGGTGAGCGGCTGCTCGGGCGCAGCGCCGACGTCGTCAAAGCCACCGCCAATCCCGGCGGACACGCGCGCCCCTACACCTCCAGCCCCGCCTGCTGCAGATAAAAGGTGCTTGAGCTGGCCGGCCAAGGCATGGTGCTGCTGGAGCCTCGCCGTGGCAATCGTGATCGCCTTCTTCGCGGTGAG GTATGAAACGCCGCACATCGACCGCACGATAATCACCGATGGCACCGAAGACTTACCCGTGGACGGCAACGACGTCGGCGACGGTAAGCGCTTCTACTGCGCCAAGTGCATGCATGTGGTGGCATGTGCATGTATACGGCCCAGCTTCACCTCGTGCGCCCATGACTTCTGCTCGAGCTGTGTTTCTCGTCGACTGCGAGGCCGGCTCGACGACGGTAAGCACTTCTACTGCACCAAGTGCATGCGCGTCGTGCCGTGTGCATGTATACTGCCCAGCTTCACCTCGTGCGCCCACGACTTCTGCTCGAGCTGTGTTTCTCCAAAACTGGAACTTGAAGGACTGCGCCGCCGAGCCGGAAAGCTTCCGTGGCATCATCACCCCACCGACCCCCTCCCCATGGACATGGTGCAGTTCACCGGGGGAAATGGTGATTTGCCGGTCGACGGCGAGCTGTTCGGCTGCGCCATCTGCATGGAGACGGTGCCCAGCACCCTCAAGTTCATCGTCAACTCATGCGGCCACGCCTTCTGCTCCAGCTGCGTCGCCCAGTACATCACCGCGAAGCTTGACGACAAGGTCGCTCGCATCAAATGCCCGAAGCCAGGCTGCGAGGACGGGGCCGTCGATCCGGGGAGCTGCCACGGCATCATCCCCACGGACCTCCTCGACAAGTGGGGTTTGCTGCTGTGCGAGCTCGCGGTCGGCGCCAAGAGGATCTACTGCCCGCACCGAGAGTGCTCGGCGCTCCTGCTCGACGACGGCGAGGCCGGGGCGGCGGCCATTGCCGAGGCGGAGTGCCCGCACTGCCACCGGCTTTTCTGCGCCCGGTGCGCCGTGCCGTGGCACGACGGCTTCGTGTGCGAGGAGTTCCAGAAGCTCGGGCAGGACGAGCGCGGCCGGGAGGACCTGATGCTCAGGCGTCTCGTCGGCCGGGAGGGGTGGCAGCGGTGCCCCAAGTGCCAGATGTTCGTGGAGAAATCGGAAGGGTGCAATTACATCAAATGCAG GTGTGGATACAGCTTCTGCTACCGATGCGGATCCGAGTTGTCCGCGCAAAACCATTACTGCAACAAGTGCAAGCGCTAA
- the LOC123431232 gene encoding uncharacterized protein LOC123431232 isoform X2: MPRTQLQEMLMIDTNNGNSRLDGNSELFYCPMCIKTVPILLKSSFGSCVDHAFCSNCVAAYIAVKLRQNEARVECPDCDYGLLPMPMVRYETPHIDRTIITDGTEDLPVDGNDVGDGKRFYCAKCMHVVACACIRPSFTSCAHDFCSSCVSRRLRGRLDDGKHFYCTKCMRVVPCACILPSFTSCAHDFCSSCVSPKLELEGLRRRAGKLPWHHHPTDPLPMDMVQFTGGNGDLPVDGELFGCAICMETVPSTLKFIVNSCGHAFCSSCVAQYITAKLDDKVARIKCPKPGCEDGAVDPGSCHGIIPTDLLDKWGLLLCELAVGAKRIYCPHRECSALLLDDGEAGAAAIAEAECPHCHRLFCARCAVPWHDGFVCEEFQKLGQDERGREDLMLRRLVGREGWQRCPKCQMFVEKSEGCNYIKCRCGYSFCYRCGSELSAQNHYCNKCKR, translated from the exons ATGCCTCGAACCCAGCTGCAAGAAATGTTGATGATCGATACCAATAATGGTAATTCACGGTTGGACGGCAACAGTGAGCTGTTCTACTGCCCCATGTGCATCAAGACAGTGCCCATTCTCCTCAAATCCAGCTTCGGCTCGTGCGTAGACCACGCCTTCTGCTCCAACTGTGTCGCCGCGTACATTGCTGTGAAGCTGCGTCAGAATGAAGCTCGTGTCGAATGTCCAGACTGTGACTACGGCCTCCTCCCCATGCCGATGGTGCG GTATGAAACGCCGCACATCGACCGCACGATAATCACCGATGGCACCGAAGACTTACCCGTGGACGGCAACGACGTCGGCGACGGTAAGCGCTTCTACTGCGCCAAGTGCATGCATGTGGTGGCATGTGCATGTATACGGCCCAGCTTCACCTCGTGCGCCCATGACTTCTGCTCGAGCTGTGTTTCTCGTCGACTGCGAGGCCGGCTCGACGACGGTAAGCACTTCTACTGCACCAAGTGCATGCGCGTCGTGCCGTGTGCATGTATACTGCCCAGCTTCACCTCGTGCGCCCACGACTTCTGCTCGAGCTGTGTTTCTCCAAAACTGGAACTTGAAGGACTGCGCCGCCGAGCCGGAAAGCTTCCGTGGCATCATCACCCCACCGACCCCCTCCCCATGGACATGGTGCAGTTCACCGGGGGAAATGGTGATTTGCCGGTCGACGGCGAGCTGTTCGGCTGCGCCATCTGCATGGAGACGGTGCCCAGCACCCTCAAGTTCATCGTCAACTCATGCGGCCACGCCTTCTGCTCCAGCTGCGTCGCCCAGTACATCACCGCGAAGCTTGACGACAAGGTCGCTCGCATCAAATGCCCGAAGCCAGGCTGCGAGGACGGGGCCGTCGATCCGGGGAGCTGCCACGGCATCATCCCCACGGACCTCCTCGACAAGTGGGGTTTGCTGCTGTGCGAGCTCGCGGTCGGCGCCAAGAGGATCTACTGCCCGCACCGAGAGTGCTCGGCGCTCCTGCTCGACGACGGCGAGGCCGGGGCGGCGGCCATTGCCGAGGCGGAGTGCCCGCACTGCCACCGGCTTTTCTGCGCCCGGTGCGCCGTGCCGTGGCACGACGGCTTCGTGTGCGAGGAGTTCCAGAAGCTCGGGCAGGACGAGCGCGGCCGGGAGGACCTGATGCTCAGGCGTCTCGTCGGCCGGGAGGGGTGGCAGCGGTGCCCCAAGTGCCAGATGTTCGTGGAGAAATCGGAAGGGTGCAATTACATCAAATGCAG GTGTGGATACAGCTTCTGCTACCGATGCGGATCCGAGTTGTCCGCGCAAAACCATTACTGCAACAAGTGCAAGCGCTAA
- the LOC123431233 gene encoding uncharacterized protein LOC123431233 isoform X1, with product MATLRPQTILVQPRIDPMFIINGNEDSLVNGNDIGDGKHFYCPKCMSVVACACTRSCFSLCDHNFCSSCVAMKLRQNVTHVQCTGESSTASEKYRGVTMLQPETVQVSSRINPVFITNGTEDSPKDDISDDKHFYCSKCMHVVPCACIRYNFTMCDHDFCSRCVAVKLHQNVARVKCTGESSMASEKYHGVTMLQPETVQVSSRIDPLFITDGTEDSPKDDISDDKHFYCAKCMHMVPCACIWYNFTICDHDFCSRCVAVKLHQNVARVTCTGESSTASEKYRGVTMLQPKTVQVSAHIDPLFITNGTEDSPKDDISDDNHFYCAKCMHVVPCACIRYNFTMCDHDFCSSCVAVKLHQNVARLGYSDREDGDGDLFYCNICMEMVPRTLKFSVNSCGHAFCASCVTQYVAAKLDNNVARIECPDPGCKCGVVELERCHDIISPDVLDKWGFLLCESVLGTKRIYCPYRECSAPLLADGESGVAVVAEAECPHCHRLFCARCAVPWHGGITCNEFQKLGQDERGPEDFLLRSLVGREGWQRCPKCQMYVEKSEGCNYIKCRCGYSFCYRCASKLSALNHYCNKCKR from the exons ATGGCGACACTGAG GCCTCAAACAATCCTGGTACAGCCACGCATCGACCCCATGTTCATCATCAATGGCAATGAAGATTCACTAGTCAACGGTAACGACATCGGTGATGGTAAACACTTCTATTGTCCCAAGTGCATGTCTGTCGTGGCATGTGCATGTACACGTTCCTGCTTCAGCTTGTGCGACCACAATTTCTGCTCGAGCTGTGTTGCCATGAAGCTGCGCCAGAACGTCACCCACGTCCAATGTACTGGTGAAAGCTCGACAGCGTCGGAGAAATATCGTGGCGTGACAATGTTGCA GCCTGAAACAGTCCAAGTATCGTCACGCATCAATCCCGTGTTCATCACCAATGGCACTGAAGATTCACCTAAGGACGACATTAGTGATGACAAGCACTTCTACTGTTCCAAGTGCATGCATGTGGTGCCATGTGCATGTATAAGGTACAACTTCACCATGTGTGACCACGACTTCTGCTCGAGGTGTGTCGCTGTGAAGCTGCACCAAAACGTTGCCCGTGTCAAATGTACTGGGGAGAGCTCGATGGCGTCGGAGAAATATCATGGCGTGACAATGTTGCA GCCTGAAACAGTCCAAGTATCATCACGCATCGATCCCTTGTTCATCACCGATGGCACTGAAGATTCACCTAAGGACGACATTAGTGATGACAAACACTTCTACTGTGCCAAGTGCATGCATATGGTGCCATGTGCATGTATATGGTACAACTTCACCATATGCGACCACGACTTCTGCTCGAGGTGTGTTGCTGTGAAGCTGCACCAAAACGTCGCCCGTGTTACATGTACTGGGGAGAGCTCAACGGCGTCGGAGAAATATCGTGGCGTGACAATGTTGCA GCCTAAAACAGTCCAAGTATCGGCACACATCGATCCCTTGTTCATCACCAATGGCACTGAAGATTCACCGAAGGACGACATTAGTGATGACAATCACTTCTACTGTGCCAAGTGCATGCATGTGGTGCCATGTGCATGTATAAGGTACAACTTCACCATGTGCGACCACGACTTCTGCTCAAGCTGTGTTGCCGTGAAGCTACACCAGAATGTTGCTCGCCTCGGATATTCTGACCGTGAGGATGGCGATGGTGATCTTTTCTATTGCAACATCTGCATGGAGATGGTGCCGAGGACCCTCAAGTTCAGTGTCAACTCGTGTGGCCACGCCTTCTGCGCAAGCTGTGTCACCCAGTATGTTGCCGCAAAGCTGGACAACAATGTAGCTCGCATCGAATGCCCTGACCCAGGCTGCAAGTGTGGTGTCGTCGAGTTGGAGAGGTGCCATGACATCATTTCCCCGGACGTCCTGGACAAATGGGGTTTCCTGCTGTGCGAATCTGTGCTTGGCACCAAGAGGATATACTGCCCATACAGAGAATGCTCGGCGCCTCTGCTTGCTGACGGCGAGTCCGGGGTGGCTGTGGTCGCGGAGGCGGAGTGCCCGCACTGCCACCGGCTTTTCTGCGCCCGGTGCGCTGTGCCATGGCATGGCGGCATCACGTGCAATGAGTTCCAGAAGCTTGGACAGGACGAGCGCGGCCCGGAGGACTTCTTGCTCAGGAGTCTCGTTGGCAGGGAGGGATGGCAGCGGTGCCCCAAGTGCCAGATGTACGTGGAGAAATCAGAAGGGTGCAATTACATCAAATGCAG GTGTGGATACAGCTTCTGCTACCGATGCGCATCCAAGTTGTCCGCACTAAACCATTACTGCAACAAGTGCAAACGCTAA
- the LOC123431233 gene encoding uncharacterized protein LOC123431233 isoform X2: MATLRPQTILVQPRIDPMFIINGNEDSLVNGNDIGDGKHFYCPKCMSVVACACTRSCFSLCDHNFCSSCVAMKLRQNVTHVQCTGESSTASEKYRGVTMLQPETVQVSSRIDPLFITDGTEDSPKDDISDDKHFYCAKCMHMVPCACIWYNFTICDHDFCSRCVAVKLHQNVARVTCTGESSTASEKYRGVTMLQPKTVQVSAHIDPLFITNGTEDSPKDDISDDNHFYCAKCMHVVPCACIRYNFTMCDHDFCSSCVAVKLHQNVARLGYSDREDGDGDLFYCNICMEMVPRTLKFSVNSCGHAFCASCVTQYVAAKLDNNVARIECPDPGCKCGVVELERCHDIISPDVLDKWGFLLCESVLGTKRIYCPYRECSAPLLADGESGVAVVAEAECPHCHRLFCARCAVPWHGGITCNEFQKLGQDERGPEDFLLRSLVGREGWQRCPKCQMYVEKSEGCNYIKCRCGYSFCYRCASKLSALNHYCNKCKR; the protein is encoded by the exons ATGGCGACACTGAG GCCTCAAACAATCCTGGTACAGCCACGCATCGACCCCATGTTCATCATCAATGGCAATGAAGATTCACTAGTCAACGGTAACGACATCGGTGATGGTAAACACTTCTATTGTCCCAAGTGCATGTCTGTCGTGGCATGTGCATGTACACGTTCCTGCTTCAGCTTGTGCGACCACAATTTCTGCTCGAGCTGTGTTGCCATGAAGCTGCGCCAGAACGTCACCCACGTCCAATGTACTGGTGAAAGCTCGACAGCGTCGGAGAAATATCGTGGCGTGACAATGTTGCA GCCTGAAACAGTCCAAGTATCATCACGCATCGATCCCTTGTTCATCACCGATGGCACTGAAGATTCACCTAAGGACGACATTAGTGATGACAAACACTTCTACTGTGCCAAGTGCATGCATATGGTGCCATGTGCATGTATATGGTACAACTTCACCATATGCGACCACGACTTCTGCTCGAGGTGTGTTGCTGTGAAGCTGCACCAAAACGTCGCCCGTGTTACATGTACTGGGGAGAGCTCAACGGCGTCGGAGAAATATCGTGGCGTGACAATGTTGCA GCCTAAAACAGTCCAAGTATCGGCACACATCGATCCCTTGTTCATCACCAATGGCACTGAAGATTCACCGAAGGACGACATTAGTGATGACAATCACTTCTACTGTGCCAAGTGCATGCATGTGGTGCCATGTGCATGTATAAGGTACAACTTCACCATGTGCGACCACGACTTCTGCTCAAGCTGTGTTGCCGTGAAGCTACACCAGAATGTTGCTCGCCTCGGATATTCTGACCGTGAGGATGGCGATGGTGATCTTTTCTATTGCAACATCTGCATGGAGATGGTGCCGAGGACCCTCAAGTTCAGTGTCAACTCGTGTGGCCACGCCTTCTGCGCAAGCTGTGTCACCCAGTATGTTGCCGCAAAGCTGGACAACAATGTAGCTCGCATCGAATGCCCTGACCCAGGCTGCAAGTGTGGTGTCGTCGAGTTGGAGAGGTGCCATGACATCATTTCCCCGGACGTCCTGGACAAATGGGGTTTCCTGCTGTGCGAATCTGTGCTTGGCACCAAGAGGATATACTGCCCATACAGAGAATGCTCGGCGCCTCTGCTTGCTGACGGCGAGTCCGGGGTGGCTGTGGTCGCGGAGGCGGAGTGCCCGCACTGCCACCGGCTTTTCTGCGCCCGGTGCGCTGTGCCATGGCATGGCGGCATCACGTGCAATGAGTTCCAGAAGCTTGGACAGGACGAGCGCGGCCCGGAGGACTTCTTGCTCAGGAGTCTCGTTGGCAGGGAGGGATGGCAGCGGTGCCCCAAGTGCCAGATGTACGTGGAGAAATCAGAAGGGTGCAATTACATCAAATGCAG GTGTGGATACAGCTTCTGCTACCGATGCGCATCCAAGTTGTCCGCACTAAACCATTACTGCAACAAGTGCAAACGCTAA